The following is a genomic window from Niveispirillum cyanobacteriorum.
CATGAACAGGTGAATGCCGCCGAACCGGTCCATGATCCACTCCCATTACGGACAAATTTGTCCGTAGTGTTGCGAACCATAGCCGGTTTTGCTCAACACCGCCCGCCCTTATCCTGCTGCGCAGACAGGGCACAGGAAGGGTGTGATGGAACAGGTGGTAGCATTCGTTCTGGAACTGGACCGGTTGAAGGCGGTGACGCGCAAGGTGAAGCCGCTGGGCCAGGATCGGTACGAGAATTCAGCCGAACATAGCTGGCACCTCGCCATGCTGGCCCTGGCCATGGCGCCCTATGCCGAACCCGGCACCGACATGGACCGGGTGATCCGTATGCTGCTGGTCCACGATATCGGGGAGATTGAGACGGGCGACACGCTGTTCTTCATCGAGGCCGGGCGGCACGAGCGCAAGGCGGCGGAGGAACAGGCCGTGGCCCGCATTCTGGGTCTGTTGCCCCACGGACAGGGCGAGGCCCTGCTTGACCTGTGGCGGGAGTTCGAGGCGGGGCAGAGCCGGGAGGCGCGTTTTGCACAGGCTTTGGACCGGGCCGCCCCCGTCCTCCTGAACCTTGCCAATAATGGTCAGAGTTGGCGGGAGAACGAGGTGCGGTATGAACAGGTGGTGGGCCGCGTCGGCCCACCCATCGCGGCGGGGTGCCCGGCACTCTGGAACCATATCGCGGGGCGCCTTGACGCTGCCCGCGATGCGGGGTGGTTCGGGATGGGGTAATCAGCCCCGATACTTGCCCAACTCCATCTTGCCGATCTGGTTGCGGTGCACCTCATCCGGGCCGTCGGCGATGCGGAGGGTCCGCGCACTGGCATAGGCCCAGGCCAGGGGGAAATCATCACAGACGCCGCCGCCGCCATGCGCCTGGATGGCCATGTCGATGACCTGACAGGCGACATTGGGGGCCACGACCTTGATCATGGCGATCTGGGACTTGGCCACCTTGTTGCCGACCGTGTCCATCATATGGGCTGCCTGCAGGGTCAGCAGACGGGCCTGATCGATAGCGATGCGGGCATCCGCAATACGTTCCAGCCAGATGGACTGTGCGGCCACCGGCTTGCCAAAGGCCACACGGCTGGAAAGCCGCTGACACATCAGTTCCAGCGCACGCTCCGATGCCCCGATCAGGCGCATGCAATGATGGATGCGGCCCGGCCCCAGGCGACCCTGCGCGATCTCAAACCCACGGCCCTCACCCAGCAGCAGGTTGCTGGCCGGCACGCGCACATTCTCGAACAAGACCTCGGAATGGCCGTGCGGCGCGTCGTCATACCCAAAGACGGGCAGGGGGCGCTTCACCGTCACGCCCGGTGTATCGGTGGGGACCAAGATCATGGATTGCTGACGGTGCCGGTCGGTCCCGTCCGGATCAGTCTTGCCCATGACGATCATGATCTTGCAACGCGTGTCGCTGGCCCCGCTGATCCACCATTTACGGCCATTGATGACGTAATCATCGCCGTCGCGGATGATGCGCGTGGCGATGTTGGTGGCATCAGAGGAGGCGACCTCCGGCTCCGTCATGGCGAAGGCCGACCGGATTTCACCGGCCAGCAGCGGCTTCAGCCAGCGTTCCTTATGCTCTTCCGTGCCATAGCGGACCAGCACCTCCATATTGCCCGTGTCGGGGGCGGAGCAGTTGAACACCTCCGGTGCCCAATGGCTGCGTCCCATGATCTCGCACAGCGGCGCATATTCCAGGTTGGTCAGTCCCGCACCCAGGTCGCTTTCCGGCAGGAACAGGTTCCACAGGCCCGCCTGTTTGGCCTTGGCCTTCAGTTCCTCCAGCAGCGGCACCGGCTTCCACCGCGTCGGCCCCTCGGCCACCTGTGCGGAAAGCGCCTTCTCGTTGGGGTAGATATAAGCGTCCATGAAGGCAGTGACCCGCTCATGCAGGTCACGAGCGCGGGGCGACATTTCGAAGATGGCGGTCATGGCGGTGGCTTTCAGTCGGGGGGAAGAGGGGAATTGCGATCGGGTGTACTGATGCTCACCCGAAGCCCTTCTTCCCCTCCGCCACCAGACGTTTCAGCAGCGGTGCCGGCTCCCAATAGCCGCCATCGGCATCGCCCGCCGCGGCCGCATCGGCATGGTAGCGGGTGATGTCGGCCAGGACATTGTCCAGCCCTGACAGTTCCGCGAACTTCATCGGGCCGCCGCGCCAGGCGGGGAAGCCGTAGCCATAGATATAGACGATGTCGATATCACCGGCCCGCAGCGCCATGCCTTCTTCCAGGATCTTGGCCCCCTCATTCACCAGGGAATAGATCAGACGCTTCCCGATCTCTTCGCTGCTGAAGGTCCGGGGCGTGATGCCGCGTTCGGCGCGGTAGGCATCGATCATGGCCGCCACCTCCGGGTCGGGCAGGGGGGTGCGGTTGCCCGGTTCATAGCGGTACCAACCGCGCCCGTTCTTCTGTCCCTTACGCGCCGGGTCGATGCGGTCGGACAGTGGGGTGCCATAGATCAGGCCGGCGGCCACACGGCGGGCGCGGATAAAGGCCATGACGTCCAGCCCGGCCAGATCGCCCATGGCGAACGGCCCCATGGCCAGACCGAATTCCAGGGCTGCCTGATCCACCTGTTCGATGGACGCCCCCTCGATCACCAGCCGCTGCGCCTCGGTCGCGTAATATTGCACCATGCGGTTGCCGACAAAGCCGTCGCAATTGCCAACGAGCACACTGACCTTGCCGATCTGCTTGCCCACGGCCATTGCCGTGGCGATGACATCGGGGGCCGTGTCCTTGCCGCGCACCACCTCCAGCAGCTTCATCACGTTGGCCGGGCTGAAGAAATGCATACCGATGACGTCGGCGGGCCGGCCCGTGTTGGCGGCGATGGCGTCCAGGTCCAGAGTGGAGGTGTTCGACGCCAGGATGGCCCCTTGCTTCGCCACCTCATCCAGGCGGCGGAAGACCTTGGCCTTTACATCCGCATCCTCGAACACCGCCTCCACGATCAGGTCGGCGTCGGCCAGATCGGCATAATCGGTGGTGGGCTGGATCAGGGACAGGCGCTTGTCCATCTCGGCCTGGGCCAACTTGCCCTTGGCGACGGTGCCCGCATAATTCTTGGCGATGACGCCCATGCCCCGGTCCAGCGCGGCCTGATCCAGGTCCAGCAGGCGCACAGGAATGCCGGCATTGACGAAGTTCATGGCGATGCCGCCGCCCATGGTACCGCTGCCCAGCACGGCGACTTGACCGATCTTGCGCGGGGTCACGCTGGGCGGCACATCGGGGATCTTGGTGACTGCGCGTTCGGCAAAGAACACATGTATCAGGGCCTTGGCCTGATCATGTGCCATGCACTGCATGAAAAGCTCGCGTTCCCGCGTCAGCCCCTCGTCGAACGGCAGGGTGAAGGCGGCTTCCACAGCATCGACGCAGCGCTGGGGCGCGAACTGGTTGCGGGCGGACTTGGCCAGCGACGCCCGCGCCTCGTCAAACACGCTGCTGCCCCGGTCGGCGGCCAGGCCTTCCTCCCGGTCACGCGTGCGCTTATGCGGGCCGGCGGGCAGGGATGCGGCGAAGGACAGTGCAATGGCAAGCGGGTCTGCCCCCTCGCCGACATGATCGATAATGCCCAACGCCTGGGCCTTGGGCGCGGGGATAAAGGCACCGCTGGTGATCATCTCGATCGTGGTCTTCGCCCCGACCAGCCGCGAGAGCCGCTGTGTGCCGCCGCCGCCGGGCAGGATGCCCAGCTTAACCTCCGGCAATCCGACCAGCGCCTTGGGCACGGCAACACGGTAGTGGCAGGACAAAGCAACTTCCAGCCCGCCGCCCAGGGCGGTGCCGTGAAGGGCGGCGATCACCGGCTTGGGCCCCGATTCGATCAGATCGTTCACGTCGTTCAGGTCCGGCTCGCCCATGCCGCCCTTGATGAATTCGGCAATGTCGGCCCCAGCGATGAAGGTGCGGCCTGCACCGACGATCACCAGTGCCGTCACATCAGGATCGATGAACCCCTCTGTCACCCGGTCCCAGAGCCCCTGACGTACAGCCTGCGACAGGGCGTTTACCGGTGGGCTGTCCACGGTGACGATGCCGACCGCACCCTGGCGGTCATAACGGACGGGTGACTGGGTCATCTGGCCTTCCCCCTGCTGACGGCATCCAACCATGATGCCGCGTTGTTCCTTTGGCATCATGCTAAATTCAAACGCCCGTTTAAGTCAATGCATGCGGGGGCATGGACCTTCCGTTACGTCAGCCATGCGGAATGATGGGGTTACAGGATGGTTGGCGTGGCCTCGTCCGCCCGGTAAAGTATGAACAGCCGTTTGATACGGACTCAAGATGCCCCGGCAAGGGGTGGTTCAGGGCAAACTGGGGACGAAGCAGGATGAAGGCAGGGGCCGATACCGCCGTAGAGACGGATGCAGCAGGCGGGCGTCAGGACACCAAGGAGGTGATCCTGGACGCGGCGGAGAAGCTGTTCGCGGAGAAAAGCTATTCGGCGGTGTCGCTGCGGGAGCTGACGCAGGCGGCGGGCGTCAATCTGGCCGCCGTGAATTATCATTTCGGGTCCAAGGATGCGCTGCTGATCGCCCTGTTCCGGCGCGGCGCCATCGAGCTGAACCGCGCCCGTGCCCGGCTTCTGCGGGAGGCAGAGGAAAGGGCCGGCGGCGGCACCCCGCCCGTGCGGGAGATTGTGGCGGCTCTGGTGTTGCCCGCGATCCGCTATTCCTTCACCTCCACCCGGCTGGCGCTCTACAATCAGTTTGTGGCCTTTGCGCGCGGCGACGGCCCGGCGGAGGCGCGGGAGATGCTGGACAAGGAGGTGGGGCATTTGCAGCGCTTCGCCCTGTCCCTGGCCCGCGCCCT
Proteins encoded in this region:
- a CDS encoding TetR/AcrR family transcriptional regulator, producing the protein MKAGADTAVETDAAGGRQDTKEVILDAAEKLFAEKSYSAVSLRELTQAAGVNLAAVNYHFGSKDALLIALFRRGAIELNRARARLLREAEERAGGGTPPVREIVAALVLPAIRYSFTSTRLALYNQFVAFARGDGPAEAREMLDKEVGHLQRFALSLARALPHLPQHEVYWRLHFAMGVQHSLYTDMKRLETLSGGLCQLDDLEAVAARVIDYVTAGLEAPFTAKG
- a CDS encoding 3-hydroxyacyl-CoA dehydrogenase NAD-binding domain-containing protein, translated to MTQSPVRYDRQGAVGIVTVDSPPVNALSQAVRQGLWDRVTEGFIDPDVTALVIVGAGRTFIAGADIAEFIKGGMGEPDLNDVNDLIESGPKPVIAALHGTALGGGLEVALSCHYRVAVPKALVGLPEVKLGILPGGGGTQRLSRLVGAKTTIEMITSGAFIPAPKAQALGIIDHVGEGADPLAIALSFAASLPAGPHKRTRDREEGLAADRGSSVFDEARASLAKSARNQFAPQRCVDAVEAAFTLPFDEGLTRERELFMQCMAHDQAKALIHVFFAERAVTKIPDVPPSVTPRKIGQVAVLGSGTMGGGIAMNFVNAGIPVRLLDLDQAALDRGMGVIAKNYAGTVAKGKLAQAEMDKRLSLIQPTTDYADLADADLIVEAVFEDADVKAKVFRRLDEVAKQGAILASNTSTLDLDAIAANTGRPADVIGMHFFSPANVMKLLEVVRGKDTAPDVIATAMAVGKQIGKVSVLVGNCDGFVGNRMVQYYATEAQRLVIEGASIEQVDQAALEFGLAMGPFAMGDLAGLDVMAFIRARRVAAGLIYGTPLSDRIDPARKGQKNGRGWYRYEPGNRTPLPDPEVAAMIDAYRAERGITPRTFSSEEIGKRLIYSLVNEGAKILEEGMALRAGDIDIVYIYGYGFPAWRGGPMKFAELSGLDNVLADITRYHADAAAAGDADGGYWEPAPLLKRLVAEGKKGFG
- a CDS encoding acyl-CoA dehydrogenase; translated protein: MTAIFEMSPRARDLHERVTAFMDAYIYPNEKALSAQVAEGPTRWKPVPLLEELKAKAKQAGLWNLFLPESDLGAGLTNLEYAPLCEIMGRSHWAPEVFNCSAPDTGNMEVLVRYGTEEHKERWLKPLLAGEIRSAFAMTEPEVASSDATNIATRIIRDGDDYVINGRKWWISGASDTRCKIMIVMGKTDPDGTDRHRQQSMILVPTDTPGVTVKRPLPVFGYDDAPHGHSEVLFENVRVPASNLLLGEGRGFEIAQGRLGPGRIHHCMRLIGASERALELMCQRLSSRVAFGKPVAAQSIWLERIADARIAIDQARLLTLQAAHMMDTVGNKVAKSQIAMIKVVAPNVACQVIDMAIQAHGGGGVCDDFPLAWAYASARTLRIADGPDEVHRNQIGKMELGKYRG
- a CDS encoding HD domain-containing protein, which gives rise to MEQVVAFVLELDRLKAVTRKVKPLGQDRYENSAEHSWHLAMLALAMAPYAEPGTDMDRVIRMLLVHDIGEIETGDTLFFIEAGRHERKAAEEQAVARILGLLPHGQGEALLDLWREFEAGQSREARFAQALDRAAPVLLNLANNGQSWRENEVRYEQVVGRVGPPIAAGCPALWNHIAGRLDAARDAGWFGMG